The following are encoded together in the Syntrophorhabdaceae bacterium genome:
- a CDS encoding HAD hydrolase family protein, producing the protein MAKADAMEKAGKVKFVVLDIHGVLTDNTLYYTQEGTKSEAFSLHDRMGVKALLESGIGVSFLTTKVSRADEQMAKIYGIPPEMLWSSGAKMARLDEFEQASGYKDEDICYVGDEMIDLGIMGRAGFSAAPSDGSLEARSVADYVTKAGGGRGVVRELAQYILEAQGRWDAFMEKFK; encoded by the coding sequence ATGGCTAAGGCAGACGCGATGGAAAAGGCAGGGAAAGTCAAATTCGTGGTCCTCGACATACACGGGGTGCTCACGGATAATACGCTTTACTACACGCAGGAGGGGACAAAATCCGAGGCCTTCTCCCTCCATGACCGCATGGGAGTGAAAGCCCTTCTTGAATCGGGAATAGGGGTCTCGTTCCTCACCACCAAGGTCTCGAGGGCAGACGAGCAGATGGCGAAGATCTACGGAATCCCTCCCGAGATGCTCTGGAGCTCGGGGGCGAAGATGGCGAGGCTCGATGAGTTCGAGCAGGCGTCGGGCTACAAGGATGAGGACATCTGTTACGTGGGAGACGAGATGATCGACCTCGGGATCATGGGGCGTGCCGGTTTTTCCGCGGCCCCCTCGGATGGCTCCCTCGAGGCGAGATCCGTGGCCGATTACGTGACGAAGGCAGGCGGAGGCAGGGGAGTAGTCAGGGAGCTTGCCCAGTATATCCTCG
- a CDS encoding HAD hydrolase family protein, with product MEFQKDVENARERARKVKLFGHDIHGTLTANTLFCDIEGNRRYGFWHMDGFGDLSLSANEIRIAYLDTTSIDGEGLFRAKELKLDKFYYSITDKAAKLEEIRKEMDITDSDIGYLGSELSDLPIMKKVGFPVATADAADEVKAVACYVTNAPGGRGAMRETCEFILRAMDKWEGWVFKVTKMGYK from the coding sequence ATGGAATTTCAAAAGGATGTGGAAAATGCCCGTGAAAGGGCGCGGAAGGTAAAACTTTTCGGCCATGACATTCACGGGACCCTTACGGCCAACACGCTCTTTTGCGATATCGAAGGGAACAGGCGCTACGGCTTCTGGCACATGGACGGATTCGGAGACCTCTCCCTTTCGGCGAACGAGATCAGGATCGCCTATCTCGACACGACTTCCATCGACGGAGAGGGCCTTTTCAGAGCGAAGGAGCTTAAACTCGACAAATTCTACTATAGCATCACGGACAAGGCGGCGAAGCTCGAGGAGATACGGAAGGAGATGGATATTACCGATTCCGATATAGGCTACCTCGGCTCCGAGCTTTCAGACCTCCCGATAATGAAAAAAGTCGGTTTCCCCGTGGCAACCGCGGACGCGGCCGACGAGGTAAAGGCCGTTGCCTGCTACGTCACGAATGCACCCGGCGGCAGGGGCGCCATGAGGGAGACGTGCGAATTTATCCTCAGGGCCATGGACAAATGGGAAGGCTGGGTCTTTAAAGTCACCAAAATGGGATACAAATAG
- the ppcB gene encoding phenylphosphate carboxylase subunit beta — MDLRDYIAMCEKVGQLKRVKAEVDWNLEISHIAKVVEEKGGPALLFENVKEYSSPVLTGAFGTTERLAMILGKSPELSMVELTKEWVNLVVKELIPAKEVKDGPIFENIMDGPKVDTFTFPSPRFYELDGGRYFGTAVFMVIQDPETGDVNLGTYRMGILDDKTVGVQILKGKKADRIMKKYGKQGKKMPACAIIGSDPLHIFASAATVAKAKSGYDVVGSLRGAPVETVRGQLTGLPIPANAEIVLEGEIDPEKLRNEGPFGEYTGYYTEELIKPIPKPALDVKRIYFRNKPILWETSVGRPVGDQHMLYAFTRNASLWTDLKKMEIPGIKSVYTMPEAAGRFWVVVSVQQMYPGHADQVSAAVIASNTGSYGIKGVIIVDDDIDADDIPRIWWALGTRFNPARGTQIINRGRSTPLDPALGADENKFITSRLILDATIPYEWKIKPTEIRLNEGTMAKVKARWAEYGID; from the coding sequence ATGGATTTACGCGACTACATCGCAATGTGCGAAAAAGTAGGGCAGTTGAAACGGGTAAAGGCGGAAGTCGATTGGAACCTCGAGATTTCCCATATCGCGAAGGTCGTTGAGGAAAAAGGCGGCCCCGCCCTCCTGTTCGAGAACGTGAAGGAGTACTCGAGCCCGGTGCTTACCGGCGCCTTCGGCACGACCGAAAGGCTCGCCATGATCCTCGGTAAGAGCCCCGAGCTCTCCATGGTAGAGCTCACCAAGGAATGGGTGAACCTCGTGGTGAAAGAGCTCATCCCCGCCAAAGAGGTAAAAGACGGTCCCATATTTGAAAACATTATGGACGGGCCGAAAGTCGACACCTTCACCTTCCCCTCCCCGAGATTTTACGAGCTTGACGGCGGCCGCTATTTCGGCACCGCTGTTTTCATGGTGATCCAGGACCCGGAGACGGGAGACGTGAACCTTGGCACCTACCGCATGGGCATCCTCGACGACAAGACGGTAGGCGTCCAGATACTCAAAGGCAAAAAGGCCGACCGGATCATGAAGAAGTACGGCAAGCAGGGAAAGAAGATGCCTGCCTGCGCCATTATCGGAAGCGATCCGCTCCACATCTTCGCGAGCGCCGCCACGGTGGCCAAGGCGAAAAGCGGCTATGACGTGGTCGGCTCCTTGAGGGGCGCCCCCGTGGAGACGGTAAGGGGCCAGCTCACAGGCCTCCCCATCCCCGCGAATGCGGAGATCGTGCTCGAAGGGGAGATCGATCCCGAGAAGCTGAGAAACGAAGGACCCTTCGGCGAATATACAGGCTATTACACGGAAGAGCTTATCAAGCCGATCCCCAAACCGGCGCTTGACGTGAAGCGTATCTATTTCAGGAATAAACCGATCCTCTGGGAGACGAGCGTGGGCAGGCCCGTGGGGGACCAGCATATGCTCTATGCCTTCACCCGCAACGCTTCTCTCTGGACCGATCTCAAGAAGATGGAGATACCGGGCATCAAGTCCGTCTATACCATGCCCGAGGCAGCCGGCCGCTTCTGGGTGGTGGTCTCGGTGCAGCAGATGTATCCGGGCCATGCGGACCAGGTGAGCGCGGCCGTGATCGCGAGCAATACAGGCTCCTATGGGATCAAAGGCGTCATCATCGTAGACGACGACATCGATGCGGACGATATCCCCCGCATCTGGTGGGCCCTGGGTACGCGGTTCAACCCTGCACGGGGAACCCAGATCATCAACCGCGGCAGGTCAACGCCCCTCGACCCGGCACTCGGCGCGGATGAGAACAAGTTCATCACCTCCCGGCTCATTCTCGATGCCACCATCCCTTACGAATGGAAGATCAAGCCGACGGAGATCAGGCTCAATGAAGGGACCATGGCCAAGGTAAAGGCGAGGTGGGCGGAGTACGGCATAGACTGA
- a CDS encoding LysR family transcriptional regulator — MLSYSLNSLIVFCEVIKLHSFSKAADALFMTQPGVSNHVAQLEAQAGSRLLVREKGRLKPTKEGKIIYKYAEKIDATARGLEGVLRTMRKDAKPLLKIATTPVYSRIMMPFILGSFQKANPDIMIKLDVGSSADMVKSVASMQNDVVIVASQKTSKKLFAYPLIKEDLVLITCNGHPLSKKQSVSLEDIAQYPLVIREEGSATRKVVLSAFDAKSIKPTILIDMKSTDFIKEWISQGKGISLLIRRAVLEDEYKYLKVVPLKDALSLEVSILFLKSRKYDRSIEKFLEYVKELKAQGVL, encoded by the coding sequence ATGCTTTCTTACTCCCTCAATTCGCTGATCGTCTTTTGCGAGGTGATCAAGCTCCACAGCTTCTCCAAGGCGGCGGACGCGCTCTTCATGACCCAGCCCGGCGTGTCGAATCACGTGGCCCAGCTCGAGGCCCAGGCCGGCAGCAGGCTTCTCGTGCGGGAGAAGGGAAGGCTCAAGCCAACCAAGGAAGGCAAGATAATCTATAAATATGCAGAAAAAATAGACGCCACCGCGCGCGGACTCGAGGGGGTCCTCAGGACCATGAGGAAGGACGCCAAGCCGCTCCTCAAGATCGCGACCACGCCCGTCTATTCCCGCATCATGATGCCTTTTATTCTGGGGAGTTTTCAAAAGGCAAATCCGGACATCATGATCAAGCTCGATGTGGGGAGCTCGGCGGATATGGTGAAGAGTGTGGCTTCCATGCAGAACGATGTCGTCATCGTGGCAAGCCAGAAGACTTCGAAAAAGCTCTTCGCTTACCCCCTCATCAAGGAGGACCTCGTACTCATCACCTGTAACGGCCATCCCCTCTCGAAAAAGCAATCGGTCTCCCTTGAAGATATCGCTCAATACCCTCTGGTGATAAGAGAAGAGGGTTCGGCGACGAGAAAGGTCGTGCTCTCCGCCTTTGACGCGAAAAGCATCAAGCCCACGATCCTCATCGATATGAAGAGCACGGATTTCATCAAGGAATGGATTTCTCAGGGCAAGGGGATCTCCCTTCTCATTAGGAGGGCTGTACTGGAGGACGAATACAAATACCTCAAGGTCGTGCCTCTCAAGGATGCCCTCTCGCTCGAAGTATCGATCCTATTCCTCAAATCGAGGAAATATGACAGGTCCATAGAAAAATTCCTCGAATACGTAAAAGAGCTGAAGGCCCAGGGCGTGCTTTGA
- a CDS encoding PEP/pyruvate-binding domain-containing protein: MEEKEKRLTLWYEETDGKDFPLVGKKNANLGEMIKAGIPVSPGFALTIHANNRFLELTGIKGTIETQIETLGHVTFDTAKHASAIAMELIESAEMPALLEDDILENYDRLCEMSQCPSCPVAVRSSGAVSMPGQMETYLNICGEKDLIAYIRKCWSSAYNTEAIMYRMNKGMPFLFNIGVGIPKMVNSRVSGIIFTINPINGDMSKISIDASYGLGEAVVSGLVTPDTYLVDKVTFELIKLVVGSKEIQCVYREGSSDIVETSVDEEKRVTRCLSPEEVKELARVGKLIEGYYGKAYDIEFGIDGDMEFPHNVIILQVRPESVWSKKEAAPRTERKPDAMSRIVSQLMTGVRLR, from the coding sequence ATGGAGGAGAAAGAGAAGAGACTCACCTTATGGTATGAAGAGACGGACGGAAAGGATTTTCCCCTTGTGGGAAAGAAGAATGCCAACCTCGGAGAGATGATAAAGGCGGGAATCCCGGTCTCTCCGGGGTTCGCCCTCACCATTCACGCAAATAACCGGTTTCTCGAGCTGACGGGGATTAAAGGGACGATCGAAACCCAGATAGAAACGCTGGGACACGTCACCTTCGACACGGCAAAACACGCGAGCGCCATTGCCATGGAGCTTATCGAATCCGCGGAGATGCCCGCCCTCCTCGAAGACGATATCCTCGAAAACTACGACAGGCTATGCGAAATGTCCCAGTGCCCCTCCTGCCCGGTGGCGGTACGAAGCAGCGGGGCCGTCTCCATGCCCGGACAGATGGAAACCTATCTCAATATCTGCGGCGAGAAGGACCTGATCGCCTATATCAGGAAATGCTGGTCGAGTGCGTACAACACGGAAGCGATCATGTACAGGATGAATAAAGGCATGCCTTTCCTCTTCAATATAGGGGTCGGCATTCCGAAGATGGTCAATTCCCGGGTATCGGGCATCATATTCACCATCAATCCCATAAACGGAGACATGTCGAAAATCTCCATAGACGCGAGCTACGGTCTCGGAGAGGCCGTGGTAAGCGGTCTCGTCACGCCGGACACGTACCTCGTGGACAAGGTCACCTTCGAGCTCATCAAGCTGGTCGTGGGCAGCAAGGAGATCCAATGCGTCTACAGGGAAGGCAGCAGCGACATCGTGGAAACGTCGGTAGACGAGGAGAAGAGGGTAACCCGGTGCCTCTCGCCGGAGGAGGTGAAGGAGCTCGCAAGGGTAGGAAAGCTGATAGAAGGGTACTACGGGAAAGCCTATGACATTGAATTCGGTATCGACGGCGACATGGAGTTCCCCCACAATGTCATCATCCTCCAGGTGAGGCCGGAGTCCGTATGGAGCAAGAAGGAGGCGGCTCCAAGGACGGAACGGAAGCCGGATGCCATGTCCCGCATCGTGAGCCAGTTGATGACGGGAGTAAGGCTGAGATAA
- a CDS encoding PEP-utilizing enzyme: MATRFMDPHDVPTIPGTEGWETMYPYQYQFSKDDPERSAFESSQIWFYDGLHYPEPHYPFDLIWDEAWSLALSQYNTRHFMVPPALGIAHRIVNGYVYISPVGVPTMEEIEKRVPLFVERAGYYYENWDRLYENWKKKMTAVLEQLEATTFTDLPEMEDIRIIRDGVGKGSGYEMLKKYDELINLGLLCWQHHFEFLNLAYAAQVTFFNTADQIFPGIPISTLVKMSAGMEALLFRPDAELISLSKLAVSAGLEDVFAKPLKAEQLMAELEKIPVGKEWLSQLHKSRYPWFYISTGTGWYHTHISWNDNLNIPFDAIRTNIKALKAGKEIGRPTESLLKERDRIAEEYRGLIRSDDDRAAFDQALSVARLALPYAEDHTFYVEHWFHSLFWGKIRQVGKVLENAGFMENADTDIWYLKRDEIKQAIWDYTTAWATGIKPRGPSYWPKQIARRKEIYQKFKEWTPPPALGTPPEVVTEPFTIVMWGVTGDVLKGWLAGPEEGEVSNEIQGSPGSSGVVEGKARVLMSVEELADLQEGEILVARTTSPSWAPSFVKIAGAVTDVGGPMCHAAIVCREYGLPTVVGTGKGTQRIKTGDLIRIDGDTGKVVILERAKA; this comes from the coding sequence ATGGCGACACGATTTATGGATCCCCACGACGTTCCGACCATTCCCGGCACTGAAGGTTGGGAGACGATGTATCCCTACCAGTACCAGTTCTCGAAAGACGATCCTGAGCGGTCGGCCTTCGAGAGCAGCCAGATCTGGTTCTATGACGGTCTCCACTACCCGGAGCCCCATTATCCCTTCGATCTGATTTGGGATGAAGCGTGGTCACTCGCCCTTTCCCAGTACAATACCCGCCATTTCATGGTCCCCCCGGCGCTCGGCATTGCCCACAGGATCGTGAACGGCTACGTCTACATCAGCCCCGTCGGCGTCCCCACCATGGAGGAGATCGAAAAGAGAGTTCCCCTTTTCGTCGAGCGCGCCGGCTACTATTACGAGAATTGGGACAGGCTGTACGAGAACTGGAAAAAGAAGATGACCGCCGTGCTCGAGCAGCTCGAGGCGACCACCTTCACCGATCTCCCTGAAATGGAGGACATACGCATCATCAGGGACGGCGTGGGTAAAGGGAGCGGCTATGAGATGCTCAAAAAATACGACGAGCTTATCAATCTGGGCCTCCTGTGCTGGCAGCACCATTTCGAGTTCCTGAACCTTGCCTATGCCGCGCAGGTTACCTTCTTCAATACGGCGGACCAGATATTCCCCGGTATCCCCATATCGACCCTCGTCAAGATGTCGGCAGGCATGGAGGCGCTCCTTTTCAGGCCGGACGCGGAGCTGATCAGCCTTTCGAAGCTTGCCGTGTCGGCGGGCCTTGAGGACGTCTTCGCGAAGCCCCTGAAAGCGGAGCAGCTGATGGCGGAGCTCGAGAAGATCCCTGTGGGGAAGGAGTGGCTCAGCCAGCTGCACAAGTCCCGGTATCCCTGGTTCTATATCTCCACCGGAACGGGATGGTACCACACCCACATCTCCTGGAACGATAATCTCAACATCCCCTTCGATGCCATACGGACCAATATCAAGGCATTGAAAGCGGGTAAAGAGATAGGGAGGCCCACGGAAAGCCTCCTCAAGGAGCGCGACAGGATCGCGGAAGAGTACAGGGGCCTCATACGAAGCGACGATGACCGCGCCGCCTTCGACCAGGCCCTTTCAGTGGCCCGCCTTGCACTGCCTTATGCCGAGGACCACACCTTCTATGTGGAGCACTGGTTCCACAGCCTCTTCTGGGGCAAGATACGCCAGGTGGGCAAGGTGCTGGAAAATGCCGGTTTTATGGAAAATGCGGATACGGACATCTGGTACCTCAAACGGGATGAGATCAAGCAGGCCATATGGGACTACACCACGGCCTGGGCAACGGGAATCAAACCCCGGGGGCCCTCGTACTGGCCGAAACAGATCGCCCGGAGGAAAGAGATATATCAGAAGTTCAAAGAGTGGACGCCTCCGCCGGCCCTCGGCACGCCGCCCGAAGTAGTCACCGAGCCCTTCACCATCGTGATGTGGGGCGTCACGGGGGACGTGCTCAAGGGATGGCTTGCGGGTCCGGAAGAGGGAGAGGTCTCCAACGAGATCCAGGGCTCCCCGGGATCTTCGGGAGTGGTCGAAGGAAAGGCCAGGGTGCTCATGAGCGTTGAAGAACTGGCCGACCTCCAGGAAGGAGAGATCCTCGTAGCGAGGACCACTTCCCCGAGCTGGGCGCCATCCTTCGTGAAAATCGCCGGCGCCGTCACCGACGTGGGCGGTCCCATGTGCCACGCGGCGATTGTCTGCAGAGAATATGGATTACCCACGGTAGTGGGCACCGGCAAAGGGACACAGCGCATCAAGACGGGAGACCTGATCCGCATCGACGGAGATACGGGGAAGGTCGTCATTCTCGAACGGGCGAAGGCATAA
- a CDS encoding HAD-IA family hydrolase has translation MGRACLILDFDGTIIDSGPIFFECMNELGEEFGYADVEPGKALREMSAREIFTTRLGLSPERLYDWTGRFKELLRLRMVKAIPFPGMKEAVGRLRESYCLGILTSNSEDVVRHILHRNGFGQVDFIFPDAPILEKDLALARLLRDRSLQTGETLYVGDEVRDIDACRKTGIRIVSVTWGFNSKEALCRKNPDFLVDSAEELVALLFPSAPGVLFPQTS, from the coding sequence ATGGGACGCGCCTGCCTTATCCTCGATTTTGACGGGACCATAATCGATTCAGGACCCATTTTCTTTGAATGTATGAACGAGCTGGGGGAAGAATTCGGCTATGCCGATGTGGAGCCGGGGAAGGCTTTAAGGGAAATGAGCGCCCGCGAGATCTTCACGACCAGACTTGGCCTTTCCCCCGAAAGGCTTTACGACTGGACCGGGCGGTTTAAGGAGCTCCTCAGGCTTCGCATGGTGAAGGCCATCCCTTTTCCCGGTATGAAAGAGGCCGTGGGGCGGCTTAGGGAGTCTTATTGCCTCGGCATACTTACCTCGAACTCCGAGGATGTGGTGCGCCATATCCTGCACCGCAACGGCTTCGGCCAGGTTGATTTCATCTTTCCCGATGCCCCCATATTGGAGAAGGACCTCGCCCTTGCCCGGCTCCTGAGAGATCGGAGCCTTCAGACCGGAGAGACCCTCTATGTCGGAGATGAGGTCCGCGACATCGACGCGTGCCGCAAAACAGGCATCAGGATCGTATCCGTGACCTGGGGCTTCAATTCAAAGGAGGCCCTTTGCCGCAAAAATCCCGATTTTCTGGTCGATTCCGCGGAGGAGCTGGTGGCACTCCT